The window GTGCCCGTGATGAATGAGCAGGAGCTGCTCACGCTGTTGCAGAGCCATTATGAGGGAGAGTCGCAAACCCTTACCACCGGAGCCGAAGCCAATGTGCTGAAGCTAAAGGAGCTAAATGGTTGGCTGAAGCCCGAAGAGGCTAAGCGCTGGGAGGAAATCAAGTCCACCTTCCGCCAGAACAACAAAATTAAAGGAATGGGGGGCGACCATATGGCGCAGGTGCTTCTGCAGATAGAAAATGTAAGCCACGCCCTTTATGGCATAAGAGCTGCGCTGGCCAGTCAGCCTCGCCTGCAGACTGGTCTGCCTACACCAATACCAACGGGCGATGGCAAATCAGAAGGAAACGGCCATAGCAGCAATGGAGGTATTGTTGAAATCACTGGTACATAAAACTTATTGCAGGAAAAGCAGTAGTAATCGCAACAGATTGTAACATAAAAATTTTAGATCGGTATACTAATATAGAACTCATTAACGAATGAGTGTCTGATAAATAGGCTAACGGTTCACATACATTGTGAATTGACCAATAAATTTGGGTTATGTCTGGCAGAATATCTATTAATAAAAATTAATAGATCCCGCTAAACATCACCCTTTTTTATGGAGTTAGTCTGTTAGTTTAAATAAATACAGAACTAAAATTTTTAAAACTATGGCAACTGAAAAATTCAATTCATTAAAAGATCTTTTTGAACACGAAATTAAAGATCTGTATAGCGCAGAGTCGCAATTAACTGATGCATTACCAAAAATGGCTGAGAAAGCAAGCTCACCGCAGCTGCGCAAAGCCTTTGAAACACACCTGGAAGAGACTAAAGTTCAGCGAGACCGCCTTGAAAAAGTAGGCGAGATCTGTGGCTTTAGCGTAAAAGGTGAAAAGTGTAAGGCTATGGAAGGCCTGATCAAAGAAGGCAAGGATATGCTGGAAATGAAAGGTGACGACAGCGTACGTGATGCCGGTCTGATTGCTTCCGCACAGCGCGTAGAGCATTACGAGATGGCCGGTTATGGTACCGCCCGCACTTATGCACAGCAGCTTGGCCTGAATGATGTAGCTGATCTTCTGGAGCAAACCCTCAACGAGGAAAAAAGCACAGATGAGAAGCTGAACAAGCTTGCTGTTGACAGAATCAATCAGAAAGCTCAGAAATAAGCAAAGCTTTTAAAGCAATAAATAAAAAACCCTGGCCCCTAAGGCTGGGGTTTTTGCTTTTAGGAGCACATTTTGATTATGCGAATCTGTTCACAGCTTGTTAAATTTTAGTGAAATTGTGAGAAGTAACACTGGGGCAAACACCACGATTTTTATATAAAGTGCAGCCTCTTCTAAGAGATAAATAACGAGCAGCAGGATTTTATACTGATGTGTTAGTAAGAGATCCATGCTGTGCACCAAAGCTTTGATATTAATTTTTATTTAATTATTTCAAACAATTACTCCTGAAACAGGTAGTTTTTTGTGGGCATTCTTTTTTCCGAAATTTGTTTTGGCCCAATCGTGTAGGAACAGCCCTTATTAAAGCACATCTTAAGAAACAGGATTTTATGAGCAGGTTTAAAAAAATGCTAATGAACGAAGAACCACTATTGGTAGCCCCCGGCGTTTATCAATTAACTTCGTCAATCGTTAACGTTTATTTTATTGGATTACCAGGAGAAGAATGGGTGCTGATAGATGCAGGTATGCCTTTCTCTGCAGGCCAGATCAGGCAGGCAGCTGAAAATTTATACGGGCTGGATGCAAAGCCAAAATCAATATTAATGACCCATGGGCACTTTGATCATGCAGGTTCACTGGAGGAGCTATCCCGCATCTGGGATGTTCCGGTATATGCCCACCCCCGGGAATTCCCCTACCTGACGGGCCGTTCTGAATATCCTCCGCAGGACCCAACAGTGGGTGGCCTGGGCGGACAGATGAGCCGTGTCTATACCAACAAGCCCTGTGATGTGTCTGAAAGGCTGCAGGCGCTGCCTGAAGATGGCAGCGTGCCAGGCCTGGCAGACTGGAAATGGATCTTTACGCCCGGCCATACGGCTGGCCATGTGTCTTTCTTTCGGGAAAAAGACCGGGTGCTGATTGCCGGAGACGCCATCATAACCATGGACATGCACAACCCCGCAGGGCTCATGGGCAAGCATAACGGTTTGTGGGGACCCCCAGAATACTTTACCCCAGACTGGGTTGCCTCCCTGCGTTCTATCGATAAAATAGCTATGTTACGGCCAAAGATACTGGCAACCGGGCATGGCGATCCGCTTACCCACCGGGGCCTGGAGCTTGACCTGATCCAGTTTGCAGATAAGTATCGTCCGCCACGCCATGGCCGCTATGTTCCCGAACCTGCCCGTTACGACGATAGTGGAGCAGTAATAAGTGTTCCACCACCGGCAAATGATACACTGGTGACGGTGCTTGCAGGAGTAGGCGCAGGTGTAATTGGACTGATAGCCGCCTATGGTGCTGTAAAGTTAAACCGCAACAGAAATTCAAAAATGGAGGAGCGCATCAAGGTACACCGTACTACTGTGGAACTTCCCTGGAACAAGCGCATGAACCGACCGCCGGTGGGCAATGAACGCTATAAGCCTGTTACCTTCACTCATGCGCGCAGAAAGCGTTATGAAGAGGAGTAGTACAAAAGAAGTATCAGTCAGAAAATTTATATCTGCAAAAGCCCGGGCTGTTCAGCCCGGGCTTTTGCTGTTTATCTCTTTAACACCAACTGCACTGGCTATCATGGGTCCGAACCAGACGGACTATGTTCCCATATGTCGCCACTTCAGAGCGATTAGTCATGGAAGGTGGTATAAAGGCAGGCATCGAAAGCAGGGATTCGTAGTTTAAAGCAGCTTTGCCAGATCGGAGAACTGGTTAATCACAGCATCAGCTTCCGGCACCTCGCCAAAGCCAAAGGTGGTGTAGATAAAAGGCACCTTTGCTCCCTGGCTGGCCTGGTAATCGCCCATAGTATCGCCTACATATACAGGTGCTTTCAGGCTGTTTCTTTCTATCACTGCCCTTATGTTACTGGCTTTTGGCTGGTTGGTGTTGCCATAGCATTCCTGATCGGAGAAAAACCGGTGCAGCTGGTAGTTTTCTAAAAAGGCTTCGATATAACCGCTCTGGCAGTTGCTTACAATAAAGAGTGCATATTTCTCTTTTAAGTAAGTAAGAGTTTCTACAAGCCCGGAATATAAAACGCCTCCTTCAGACTGAATATATGCCAGCTCCTCTTCTCCACAAATGCGCATGAGTAAATTGCGCTGTTCCTGGCTTAGGTTGGGGTATAGTTTCAGGTAAATGGCATCATAGGCCATGCCGGTAATGGAGCGTACCTTGGCCTGGGTGATGGTTTCATTTACAAAATCTACCTTGTCAATAGCAGACTGCCATGCTTTTGCTACTGTGGCTGTAGAATCCCAGAGGGTACCATCCAGGTCAAAAATAATGCTGTCGATGTTATTTTTTAGCGCTGTTTGTTTGTTGATCACGGGTTTCTGCTTATTCAAAAATCATAAATCTACCAGATAGGAAAGCTGCTTCTCCTTTCAATTGTTCTGTGCCAGCTGGTAAAAGAAAATTTAAGGTGTTACTGTTATATTCTGTTGCCCTACGTAAAAGTCAGGGTCAACCTCCAGTCTGGTGCCTTCGCCAACTTCTTCCAGCGACTGCCACTGTGTGGTAGGTTCCAGCCACAGTTCCTTTCCGTTTAGTGTTACAAGCACGGGCATGTTAAAGTTGGGAACAGCGTTCGTCCAGCGGTAGGAGAGGATGCTATTTATAAAGCGGTACTCCAGCGTAGGCACCAAAGTACTACGCAGGTACTGGTCGAAGAAAGGCTTCAGCTCCCGGCCTGTTTGCCGGCTTAGGTAGTTTTCTACCTGCTGGCTGCTTACCGTCTGGTGGTAAAATTCTTTGTTGAGGCCGCGCAGGATCTGGCGCCATTTTTCATCATCGTTCACCAGCTGGCGCAGGGTGTGCAGCATGTTGGCACCTTTAAAATACATATCGGAAGAGCCGCTCTTGTTTACGCCATAATAGCCAATAATTGGTCTGTCGTTTACAATGGCCGTTCTGGTGCCCCGCACATATTCGCTGCCTGTTTTTTTATCATACAGATACTCCAGGTAGAGGTTTTCTGCATAAGCGGTAAACCCTTCATGTATCCACATATCGGCTACATCGTAATTGGTGATGTTGTTGGCAAACCACTCATGGGCAGACTCGTGAATAATAATGAAGTCGAACTTCAGGCCATGGCCGGTCTTGCTCCAGTCCTGGCCTTTGTAGCCGTTCTTGTAGCCGTTGCCATAAGTAACTGAGCTTTGGTGCTCCATGCCCAGGTAGGGTGCCTCCACCAGCTTATAGCCATCTTCATAAAAAGGATAGGGACCAAACCAATGCTCAAAGGCCCGCAGCATGGGTTTTACCTGCTTAAACTGCTCTTTTGCCTTTTCCAGGTTTTCCTTCAGCACATAGTAATCCAGATCGAGTGTTCCTTTTTCGCCCTGAAAGGTATCGGAGAAATGGGCATAATCGGCAATGTTGATGTTAACACCATAGTTGTTGATGGGGTTGCTCACAAACCAGTGGTAGGTTCTGTCACCACCCCGGTGCTTGTCGATGCCGCGCAGACGGCCGTTCGATACGTCCATAAGGCCTTTTGGTACCCGCACGGAAATGAGCATGCTGTCGGGCTCATCGTAGTCGTGGTCTTTGTTGGGCCACCAGATGCTGGCGCCAGCGCCCTGGTTGGCATTGGCAATGAAGGGTTTGCCCCTGGCATCTTTAGACCATACCAGGCCACCATCCCAGGGCGGGTTTTTGGCAACAACAGGGGTGCCACTGAAGAAAGCCTCCAGGCGCTGAACACTTCCGGGTTGCTGCTGTTCGGGCAGAGTTACAAAATGTGCACTGCCTTCCTGTTCTACCTGCAGTGGCTTTCCGTTTTGGAGCACCCTTTCCAGGCGCATGGGTTCCTGCAGGTCCAGCTGAAGGCGCTGGCCGGGCTGTAAAACTTTGTACTGAATAGTATTGCTGCCCCTGATGCTCCTTTGGTCCGGATCTACCTCTACTTTCAGGTGGTAATAGGTAAGATCCCACCAGGCACGCTCCGGCGTAACAGAGCCCCGCAGGGAATCCTGCCTGCTAAAGGCAGGTGTTTGGGCGTGGAGGCTTCCTGCAAACAGCAGCAGGCAAGCCAGGAATGGCAAGGGAAATATATGTGTATGGGTCATGAAGAATAGCTGAAGGTGACTAAGCACCTGGATTAAACTACAAAATAACACTGCTTTTTAAAGCAAACGCTTAAGAAATCATAATTCTTGTTAGCACCCGGCACAGAAGAGTATTACCAGTATCTCCTGTGAGTACTTTGAAAATGAGCCTGGTTAGCAATGGGAGCATACATTATTTGATGGTGATACTTGTTTTTCCTTCCAGAAATTTCTGGTCTACTGTTGCACCCAGACCTGGGGTATCCGGTAGCTGCACCTCCCCGTTCTTGTGATAGCTCAGGCCACCAATAACCGGGTCATCAACTTGCATCAGGGGTGTATCAAAATCAAAATGAATGATATTATTGCTGCTAAGTGCAAGATGTGCTGAAGCCGTAAAGCCCAGCCTTGACTCCAGAAAGCCGCCTACCTGCATGGGCATATCCGCTGCATCGGCCAGCGACACTATTTTTTGTGCATTAAAAAATCCCGATGATTTGCCCAGCTTGATGTTGAGGGAATCACAGGCCTGTAGCTGAATAAGCCGTGCGGCATCATGGTGGTCGCAGCAGGACTCATCGGCCATGATGGGAATGGGACTCTGCTGCTTTACCCGGGGCAGGTTCATAAAATCCCAGCGGGGAATGGGTTCTTCGCAATGCTGAATGTTGTAGGGAGCTAAGGCCTTAAGGGTAGCAATGGCTGTTTCGGTACTCCAGCCCTGGTTGGCATCTATTCTAAGGGGCAGTTCGTATCCTATAGCATTGCGTATGGCGCTGATACGTTCAATATCTTCCTCTCCAGAGCCTCCCAGTTTTACTTTTATTATGCTGTAGCCTGCTTGTTTGATGCGTTGTGCATCTGCGGCCATTTTTTGTGTATTACTCAGGCTAACGGTAAAATCGGTGAAGAGGGCTTTATTTTGCCTGCCACCTAAAAATGCGTACAGGGGTAGCCCGGCCTGTTGTGCAGCAATATCATAGAGGGCAATGCTAAAGGCACTTTTAATACTGCTGTTGCCCCAGATGAGGGCATCCATGAGCCTGGCACACTCCTCGAGCTGCAGCGGGTTTTTGCCCAGCAGAAGCTTTGCCAGCAGCTGCCCTACTGCAAAGCAGGTATCAACGGTTTCGCCATTGATGGTCATAAACGGACTGCACTCGCCATAGCCGGTAAGGCCATCCCGGCTGCGAATCACCACAACCACATGTTCGGCCCACTCCAGTGGTCCCAGAGAAATGATAAAAGGCTCTTTTAGCTTTATCCGGGATTGGTATAAATCTATCTGATCTATTTGCATCGTTTCGGCCCCTTTCTTTATGTAAGCAGCGATAGGGTTTAAAAATTAACCTAAAGTATGCGGATGCTTATATTAAAAAAAACAGCTGATGCAGCTTAATCGCAATAAGCTTCCTTATCTGAAGATAGCGCCTTTTGGTATAGCAGTTCAATCTGGCTTTTTAAATTCCGGTCTTCTGATAGTTCGGGCAGCTGGTCGATGCCAAAGAAGCCTGCATCCAGCACATCAAAACCTTTCTTTAACTCAAAAGAAGTAGCCTTGCATAAAAATGCAAGCTTGTAGATGTAGTACTGCTCCGGCGGATGGGGGTGCATTTTTTTATCAAACACAGCCAGTAATCGCTCCGGTACAACATCAATACCGGCTTCTTCCCTGCACTCTTTGATGATTACTTCTTTGGGGCTATAGCCAATATCAGCCCAGCCGCCGGGCAAAGCCCATTTTCCATCGGCACTTTCCCGCACCATCAGTATTTTTCCATCTTCCCCCAGCACCAGGCCCCTTACATCAACCTTTGGAGTAGGGTACTCCTTCACCACGGTAAAAGATGCTTTTAGTTCTTCTGGCTTGTTTCCGCTGATGTTGCTTAGGAGACGGTAGCTTATGTCCTGCAGTTCCAGGTAGCGGTCTCTGTCGTATTCGTTGGTGGCATACAACAAGCCTGTGTCGGCCAGCGTTTTAAGCCTTTTTAGGTCGTTTATCATTTGTCGTTTTATACAATATCGTTGTTGTTAAGCCTGCATTCATGCTGTAAATGCCTTACAAGAGATTTACTGGTTTGTTGATCGAATATAAATATTTGGGTTGGAGATTTCCATGGTCCTGTCAGGTTTAGTAAGGGGGCTGAATCCAAACTGCTCATACAGGCTGTGAGCATCTACCGTCATAAGCATCCACCGCCTTAGCCCCTGCAGTTGCGGGTAATGCATGATCTCTGCCATTAACTTTTTTCGAATATCCCAAACCCTGGTGGCTGGTGTCTATAAAGACATCAGCGATATCCGGATCTCTCTGAACAATTTTCCGCTTTCATCAACTTAAGCCACACCGATAAACGATGTGGCTACAAGCGTATATGAGCGAAGAACACTAAAATTTTATCAGGAAAAGTATTAATTTATGGTAATGGCATAGCTGCACTCAAATTGTCCGCCGGTCATGATGTGTTCCAGACCTTCTTTCTTTCTGAAATCTTCTCCCTCTGTATTTGCTTTATCGGTAATACCATACCAGGGTTCTATGCAGATAAAAGGGGTTTCGCCAGCTTTGGTCCAGATGCCCAGGTAGGGAAAGCCGGCAAAGTCTACGCGTACGCTGTGGGTGTTTTTAGCACTCTTCAGGACGATGTAGTCAGACTTAACATCTTCAAAAACCAGGGCATCTTCTTTAAATAGCTCAGCCTGCAGGGGTAACTGTATCTCGCCCTGCATTACCGGGCGTCTTTCTCCGGTACGCAGCCCATGATGGAGCAGCTGGCGCTCGAGTGTTTCTGCCTTTTCAAATTCCAGATAGTAATCCTCAAATTCCTCCTCTGGTAGGAGCGGACAGCGGAATGCAGGATGGCCGCCAATAGAGAAAAACATATCGCCATCACCAATATTTTTAACCCGGTAGGTGGTGATCAGCTTGTTTTCCACCAGGTGGTACTCCAGCAGTAACTCAAAATCAAATGGATAGTGCTCCATGGTATCCGGATCACTGGTAAGGCGGAAGAGGATACGATCAGCTCCTTCCTTTGCCGTTTGCCATGTTTTGTCCCGTGCAAAACCATGCTGGCTAAGGTGATATTCCTGGCCATCGAGCACATATTTATTCTGGTCGAGCCGCCCTACTATTGGGAAAAGAATGGGTGCATGCCGGCCCCAGATATCGGGATTGGCACCCCAAATGTACTCCAGCCCATTGTCTTTACGGCGAAAGCTGCAAAGCTCTGCCCCCTGTTCCTTAAAAGTGGCAACAACCAGGCTATTTTCAAGCGTGTGTAGCATATTAAAAAATGTTATGGTGTGTATTGATGTAGAACTGCTATCAAAGATAAGGGTTTAGCGGCAGTGCTTTCAGGGGCTCTGCGCAAACGCCAGCCTGGCTTAAGTTAATCTATATTTATAAAGTGAGCTCCATTTAGGGAGTTGTTGTTTCCATCTGCATACCGGTATAGGCCATGCTTAATACCAGTGCATTATAAACACCATGCAGGGCAATGGCCCATATCAGGCCCAGCCGAACTCTTAAATACCCGAGAATAAGGCCTAATAGCAGCTGGGGCAGCACCAGCAGGGGCGCCATGAGCAGAATGCGTGCATTTAGCTGAAAGTTAATGAGGTGTACCAGTGCGAAAATAATGGCAGCACCATAAAATAACCAGCCATAGTAATTGGTGTACAGGTTTACCAGCAGTTGTTGCGCAGCATCTTTAAAAGTGAGTAGCAGAATGGTAATGAGCGCCGCAATACCAAAAACTGCATAGCCAAACAGGGGCAGCCCTGCCTGCGTAAGTGCAGTTGACAGAAAAAAAGCAATCAGCCAGAGCGATACGTGGAAATAGATAGGATTGTAGATTAACCAAAGCCTGAAGGTAAGCTCCTCCAGTGCAGGCATTAACACGGCAGCAAGTAAAAAAACAATCAGGAAAGAAAACTCCTTCATGATATCTTCCATTGCATGCGGAAGCTCGGGTACCAGGCCTGCATCTCTTAAAGCACCCAGCAGGATCAGGACGCCAAAGCTTAATAACAGGCTAAGCCCCAGCAGGTGCAGAAATATTTGTAATGGAGCAGCGGCAACATCCTCTTCATCAGGTAAACCGGGGCGTTTCAGAAATTGTACCAGATCTTTGAACGTATCAGTAAAATGGGGAGTCATGGAAGTATCAGTACAGGTATACGGTTTATAGACAGAAGAGCATTAAAGCTATCGACTAGTGGCTGTAAAAGCTAATGATCTGCCTTATGGCGCTCATTTTCTTCTGTCTATTTATAGATTAATTTTAATGCACTCACCCTGCCTGATGTGTACACTTCTGAATCATTAATGATGCTGTACGTAATTATCCCATTTTTCCAGCACATCTTTAAAATCCTGCGGCAGCTCTGACTCGAACTGAACCCACTCTCCGCTGCGCGGATGTACAAATCCTAAAGATTTAGCATGCAGGGCCTGGCGGGGTATAATCTTAAAACAATTTTCAACAAATTGTTTGTATTTGCTGAAGGTAGTGCCCTTCAGTACCTTGTCGCCGCCATAGGTGCTATCGTTAAAGAGCGGGTGCCCCCGGTAGCTAAGGTGCGCCCGGATCTGGTGAGTGCGGCCTGTTTCCAGCTGGCATTGCAGCAAAGTTACATAGCGCAGCTGCTGCAGGGTTTTGTAGTGGGTAACAGCATGGCGGCCGTAGCCTTCGCCTTCGGGGTAGGCCTGCACCACGCGTCTGTCTTTCTGGCTGCGGCCCAGCGGCACATCAATGGTATCGTCTTTTGGATCCGGCTCGCCCCAAACCAGCGCCAGGTAGGTGCGCTCAATGCTGTGGTCAAAAAACTGTTTGGCCAGGCTTTGCATGGCCAGCTCGCTCTTTGCAACTACCAGCAGGCCGGAGGTATCTTTATCGATACGGTGCACCAGGCCAGGGCGCCCCTGGTTGCCGGGCAGGGTAGGCAGCTGCTGAAAGTGGTAGGTAAGGGCATTTACGAGGGTGCCGCTCCAGTTCTGGTAGGCGGGGTGTACCACCATGCCGGCATCCTTGTTCACTATCAGCAGGTCGTCGTCTTCATATACTATGTTGAGGGGTATATTTTCGGGTACTACCTCGCTATCGCGCGGAGGCTCGGGCAGGGCTATGATAATTACATCACCGGGATGCACCCGGTAATTCGATTTGATCTTTGCATCGTTTACCTTTACAAAACCATCTGTTATAGCCTTCTGAAGCCTGTTGCGGGTAACATTTGGCAGGCGGTCCATCAGGAATTTATCCAGCCGCAGCAGGGCCTGTTTCTTATCGGCTACAATGCGGTGGTGTTCATATAGTTCGTCGTCTTCTTCCTCTTCGGGAGCTGCCTGGTAGTTCTTCATGCTGCAAAGATAAAGGAAATGTTATACTTAAATTTGCAGGAGGCCAATACTAAACTCCGGATATGGTATTTTTATAGGAATGATACCCCCTAATCTGTCTCCGACTCCCATTCAGCCCATCAAGGATCCTCGTTTAGAGGCTGCAAAGGTAAGGCTTGCCATTAAGCGCGATGATCTGATCCATTCACAGATCAGCGGTAATAAATGGCGTAAGCTTAAATACAACCTGCAGGCCGCCCGGGAACAGGGGCAGCAGGCACTACTCACTTTTGGCGGGGCTTATTCAAACCACATTGCTGCAACCGCTGCTGCTGGTAAGGAATTTGGCTTTCGCACCATTGGGCTGATCAGGGGAGAAGAATACCTTCCGCTTAACCCGACCCTGCAGTTTGCAAAGGAGCAGGGTATGGAATTACATTACCTGAACCGGCAGGATTACCGGCAGAAGGAGGAGGCGGAAACCCTGCAGGAGCTGCAGCAGCGTTTTGGCCCATTTTATTATGTACCCGAAGGCGGGAGCAATGCCCTGGCAGTAAAGGGCAGCGCCGAGCTGGTGGCAGAGCTGGAGGTGCAGCAGTACGATTTTATTGCTGTTGCCTGTGGCACCGGGGGTACGCTGGCGGGTATTGTAGCGGGGCTGAACCGCCACAGGCAGGCGCTGGGTTTTCCCGTACTGAAGGGCGGTAGTTTTATGAAAGCCGAGGTAGACAAGCTTACCCAGGCCTATAACGGAGAAGTTTACCACAACTACCAGCTTATAACCGACTACCACTTTGGCGGCTACGCCAAATGGACACCCGAGCTCACCAGGTTTATCAATGGCTTTAGCAGCGGACATGGCGTTCCGCTGGACCCCATCTATACAGGAAAGCTGCTGTACGGCATATTTGACCTGGTGCAGAAAGGCTGGTTTAAACCCGGTACCCGTTTGCTGGCCATTCATACCGGGGGGCTGCAGGGTATAAAAGGATTTAACGAACGTTTTGGAGATCTGATTGTATAAAGGAAAAGCCGCCCCTGTAGCAGGAGCGGCTTTAGTATATACATCATTTGATTTGTTCAATCAGTGCATTTTCATGCATGACCTATCATTCTTTGCTGATTTTAAGGGTTTGCTGCTGGTATTCTCCCTGCAGCCTTAGCAGGTACACACCCTGGCGTAGCTGCTGCAGGTCTACCTGCAGTTCTCCTGAATGCATATCTGCTCTGTGCGCTGCTTTATATACGAGTACACCAGCAACTGAATACACCTCCACCTGCAGGCTTTCATCGCCAAAGCTGCTCGTCTGGATGGTAAGCACATCCTTTACAGGATTAGGATAGAAGCTAAGCGGCTGCATGGACATTTCCTCATCTTCCAGTGCTTCATAGAAGAAGTTAGGATCAAAGCCCTTGGCAGTAGTTCTGGAGTTGGTAGGCATCTCCTCAAAGAGCTCTCTGCAGGTAATGATGCCATCTACATCATAGCCATTGCCACTGCGGTTGAAGTTTGCAGGATCAGATGTATCGGTAATTTTGATGTAGCGCACGTAAGGCAGCATATCTTTTCCTGTTACAGGACTGATGTCTACCTTGACGTTGCGGCAGAAGTTACCCGGCACCTGCACCCAGTCTTCGCCATTAGCAGATACGTGCATCATCATGGTCTCCAGAGTACCGGCACCTTTGCCATCGTAGCAGGGTCTGTTGGCCCAGCCCCAGGTAGTTTCCACCACCATCAGGTCGGGGGCGGTAGTGCCATCATCGTAAAGATTAGCGCCCAGCTCCAGTACCAGTTCTCCGCCAAAGCCAAGAGAAACAAAGCTGTGGGTTTTATCTTCCTGTGGCGCACCCAGGGCACGTAAAGGAATACTGCGCAGAGGATCTATTACACCCCTTTTATCAGCACGAGGACCTTGTGTAAAGGATATCACCCTGGTAGCATAACAGCTGTTGTCTGTTTCGTCTGCCATACCATCGCAGTTGTTGTCCTTACCATCGGCCAGTTCAGGGGCTTCAGGATAAACTGTTGCATCCGCATCATTGCAGTCGCCACCTTTGCTTACATAGCCTTCAGGCTGCCAGCAGGCGGTAACCATTGTATTGTCTGCGCCAAAACCATCACCATCGGCATCGGCATACCAAGCTCTGTTGGTGCAGTTGCCTACCCGTATTTGCAGCTCCAGGGTATCCCACTTTGCCCAGAATGTTCTGGCGCGCACCTGTGCTTTGTAAGTGCCGAAGCTTCTGGCGGGTGGCGTTCCCCACACCCGAATAGCATTGGGAACCTCCCTGCCATCTACAGAAACTAACGCTGCCTGTAGCCACGAAGGAGCACCTTCCAGTAGTGATACCTCGTCCAGCTGGTGCCAGTCGCTGTTAGAAATAGGGATGATCACCTCAAATGGCTGCTGTGTACCCACTACTACCGGGGGCACTGCTTGTAACGCAAAAGGAAGGTCTACCACAACTGGCAGAAAGCCCCATACAGAATTGCCATGCTGATCTGTTGCAGAGAAGAAGAAGTAGATTTCACCCAAATGCTCCCGTGTAGGGGTCCAGTTCATGTGCAGCGAAGCCGTATCTGCAGCAGTAACCGATCTGTCGGGACTGAAAGTGGCGCCTGCAAGATCTGGCAGCAGGGTGTAGGGCGGACCGCTGCTTCCGTAGTTGATCATCGCGGCAGAGTCTACGCGTAGGGTAACTACATCGCCCATGGTAGGATCTGCTACCTGAATGGTAAAATTAAACTGCCCGCCCACCAGTATTTCCTGGCCAATATCTGAAGAAATAAAATAAGGAGCAGTGGTGTTGGTACTACCATCGTCTACCTGCCCATTACAGTTGTTGTCGATGCCGTCGCCTGGTATTTCAGGGGCATCGGGATTGATAGAGGCCTCATTATCATTGCAGTCATCATTGTTGTTGACATAGCCAGGCCAGGAGGAGCAGGTGATTTGACGGAATGGGAAATAAGCAGATGTCTGCTGAGTACCATAGCCATCCCCATCCTCATCCATATACC of the Flammeovirgaceae bacterium 311 genome contains:
- a CDS encoding acetyltransferase (COG0454 Histone acetyltransferase HPA2 and related acetyltransferases); translated protein: MAEIMHYPQLQGLRRWMLMTVDAHSLYEQFGFSPLTKPDRTMEISNPNIYIRSTNQ
- a CDS encoding hypothetical protein (COG2017 Galactose mutarotase and related enzymes), which translates into the protein MLHTLENSLVVATFKEQGAELCSFRRKDNGLEYIWGANPDIWGRHAPILFPIVGRLDQNKYVLDGQEYHLSQHGFARDKTWQTAKEGADRILFRLTSDPDTMEHYPFDFELLLEYHLVENKLITTYRVKNIGDGDMFFSIGGHPAFRCPLLPEEEFEDYYLEFEKAETLERQLLHHGLRTGERRPVMQGEIQLPLQAELFKEDALVFEDVKSDYIVLKSAKNTHSVRVDFAGFPYLGIWTKAGETPFICIEPWYGITDKANTEGEDFRKKEGLEHIMTGGQFECSYAITIN
- a CDS encoding ribosomal large subunit pseudouridine synthase d (COG0564 Pseudouridylate synthases, 23S RNA-specific) — translated: MKNYQAAPEEEEDDELYEHHRIVADKKQALLRLDKFLMDRLPNVTRNRLQKAITDGFVKVNDAKIKSNYRVHPGDVIIIALPEPPRDSEVVPENIPLNIVYEDDDLLIVNKDAGMVVHPAYQNWSGTLVNALTYHFQQLPTLPGNQGRPGLVHRIDKDTSGLLVVAKSELAMQSLAKQFFDHSIERTYLALVWGEPDPKDDTIDVPLGRSQKDRRVVQAYPEGEGYGRHAVTHYKTLQQLRYVTLLQCQLETGRTHQIRAHLSYRGHPLFNDSTYGGDKVLKGTTFSKYKQFVENCFKIIPRQALHAKSLGFVHPRSGEWVQFESELPQDFKDVLEKWDNYVQHH
- a CDS encoding 1-aminocyclopropane-1-carboxylate deaminase (COG2515 1-aminocyclopropane-1-carboxylate deaminase) is translated as MIPPNLSPTPIQPIKDPRLEAAKVRLAIKRDDLIHSQISGNKWRKLKYNLQAAREQGQQALLTFGGAYSNHIAATAAAGKEFGFRTIGLIRGEEYLPLNPTLQFAKEQGMELHYLNRQDYRQKEEAETLQELQQRFGPFYYVPEGGSNALAVKGSAELVAELEVQQYDFIAVACGTGGTLAGIVAGLNRHRQALGFPVLKGGSFMKAEVDKLTQAYNGEVYHNYQLITDYHFGGYAKWTPELTRFINGFSSGHGVPLDPIYTGKLLYGIFDLVQKGWFKPGTRLLAIHTGGLQGIKGFNERFGDLIV